A single genomic interval of Anopheles marshallii chromosome 2, idAnoMarsDA_429_01, whole genome shotgun sequence harbors:
- the LOC128719361 gene encoding modular serine protease-like, with protein sequence MVRKRKWLLWGLLCTLALVTSTSGNAAAASFTRDRRKVCNYYEWKCSSGQCIESHQQCDGVIDCKDGSDETSKSCAFIRCPSYAFRCQYGACVDGNALCNGVRECADHSDEHAHCPGNSGMILASHGNCSNTEFSCRSSECIPADQVCDGQEDCPDGTDETQQLCSLVFCPSFSFRCSYGACIGGYSKCDGVIDCRDGSDEDELLCGKPFPSTTPRSTTAMTSTTTTTSTTTPAPVTGPPGSCRVPSAPPHGRIVLDESAQHVQIRPGEFIENYNSVYIVCDDKYTLKGTATIVCLDGEWLEPFPVCEKYCSEIPINGITIEPFCEYQRRQITCKRPLPPTTRVRIGCRVGYQKPLEPVNETLNCVDGTWDGAVFRCEPVCGTPTPDAEAYIIGGRNVSIAEVPWHMAIYKNLNDSSLSDLRSVDWQYVCGGSILTERLVVTAAHCFWATEGFFDKRFFRLVAGKYRRSISAIEALPPQFFQIHEILHQPQYQDFSGYFNLDIAIVVLSDFISFRTYIRPICLERNFRTESEKRIKPNSVGRVAGWGFTTSTGNLSSVLKVIDIPTVDYVTCREFSPVAYRPFLTGDKFCAGDPRTGTGVCQGDSGGGFALGKEVGGDTVYYLYGLVSSAPRASDGGCDNNKYVAFTEVQNYIPMILDAEGRYPVI encoded by the exons ATGGTTCGCAAAAGAAAGTGGCTTTTGTGGGGATTGCTATGTACTTTGGCTCTAGTGACATCAACGAGCGGTAA cgcagcagcagcatcgttTACACGCGATCGTCGAAAAGTGTGCAACTATTACGAATGGAAGTGCAGCAGTGGACAGTGCATCGAGTCGCACCAGCAGTGCGACGGTGTGATCGACTGCAAGGACGGATCGGACGAAACATCCAAAAGCTGTGCCTTCATACGTTGTCCTAGCTACGCATTTCGCTGCCAGTACGGTGCGTGCGTCGATGGGAACGCACTGTGCAATGGCGTACGGGAGTGTGCCGACCATTCCGACGAACACGCACACTGTCCCGGAAACAGTGGGATGATTTTGGCATCGCACGGCAACTGTTC CAATACCGAGTTTTCCTGCCGCTCGAGCGAATGCATACCGGCCGACCAGGTGTGTGACGGACAGGAAGATTGCCCGGACGGTACGGATGAAACGCAGCAGCTCTGCAGCCTTGTATTCTGTCCATCGTTTTCATTCCGCTGCAGCTACGGTGCGTGTATCGGTGGGTACTCCAAGTGTGACGGTGTCATAGACTGTCGGGATGGTTCGGATGAGGATGAGTTACTTTGTGGCAAGCCGTTCCCATCCACGACACCACGATCGACGACTGCGATGACCTCAACGACGACTACCACCTCGACCACAACACCGGCCCCAGTTACCGGACCGCCGGGATCGTGCCGGGTTCCATCGGCACCACCGCATGGACGAATCGTGTTGGACGAAAGTGCCCAGCACGTCCAAATAAGGCCGGGAGAGTTTATCGAAAACTACAACTCCGTGTACATAGTGTGCGATGATAAGTACACGCTGAAGGGAACTGCCACCATTGTCTGTCTCGATGGGGAATGGCTGGAACCGTTCCCGGTTTGTGAGA AATATTGCTCAGAAATTCCTATCAATGGAATTACGATCGAACCGTTCTGTGAGTACCAGCGACGTCAGATTACCTGCAAGCGGCCACTTCCTCCGACAACGAGAGTACGAATCGGTTGCCGCGTTGGCTACCAGAAACCGCTCGAGCCCGTCAACGAAACGCTCAACTGTGTGGACGGAACGTGGGACGGTGCGGTGTTTCGCTGTGAACCGGTATGCGGTACGCCAACGCCTGACGCGGAAGCGTACATTATCGGTGGGCGTAATGTGTCCATCGCCGAAGTACCCTGGCATATGGCGATCTACAAAAACCTCAACGATTCCTCACTGTCCGATCTGCGCTCGGTCGACTGGCAGTACGTGTGCGGTGGGTCCATCCTAACCGAGCGGCTCGTCGTGACCGCTGCCCACTGCTTCTGGGCGACGGAAGGGTTCTTCGACAAGCGCTTCTTCCGGCTAGTGGCAGGAAAGTACCGACGCAGTATCAGTGCGATCGAAGCACTACCACCGCAGTTCTTCCAGATTCACGAGATACTGCATCAGCCACAGTATCAGGACTTTTCCGGCTACTTCAACCTGGACATTGCGATCGTGGTGTTGAGCGATTTCATCTCCTTCCGGACGTACATCCGGCCAATCTGTCTCGAGCGAAATTTTCGCACGGAAAGTGAGAAACGCATCAAGCCGAACAGTGTCGGTCGGGTGGCAGGTTGGGGCTTTACTACCTCCACCGGCAATTTGAGCAGTGTGCTGAAGGTGATCGATATTCCGACGGTGGATTATGTGACGTGTCGGGAGTTTTCGCCCGTCGCTTATCGCCCATTCCTGACCGGTGACAAGTTCTGTGCCGGCGATCCACGTACGGGAACCGGCGTATGCCAGGGCGATAGCGGAGGTGGATTCGCACTGGGCAAGGAGGTGGGTGGGGACACCGTGTACTATCTGTACGGGTTGGTTAGCTCTGCACCGCGCGCATCGGACGGTGGGTGCGATAATAACAAGTACGTTGCCTTCACCGAGGTGCAAAACTACATTCCAATGATACTGGACGCGGAGGGTCGGTATCCCGTGATATAA
- the LOC128718355 gene encoding tropomyosin-2, translated as MDAIKKKMQAMKIEKDNAQDKADTCENQAKEANLRADKIMEEVAELTKRLEQVTQDHEKFKASLEQATKDCEEKDKLLTSTEANVAALTRKVQQVEEDLEKSEERSSAALSKLLEATQSADENNRMCKVLENRSQQDEERMDQLSNQLKEARMLAEDADTKSDEVSRKLAFVEDELEVAEDRVKSGEAKIMELEEELKVVGNSLKSLEVSEDKANQRVEEFKRQLKTLTIKLKEAETRAENAEKNVKKLQKEVDRLEDKLMNEKEKYKAICDDLDSTFAELTGY; from the exons aTGGACGCGATCAAGAAGAAAATGCAGGCGATGAAGATCGAGAAGGACAATGCGCAGGACAAAGCCGATACCTGCGAGAACCAGGCCAAGGAGGCTAATCTCCGCGCGGACAAGATCATGGAGGAGGTCGCCGAACTGACCAAGCGTCTGGAACAGGTCACTCAGGATCATGAGAAGTTCAAGGCCTCGCTGGAACAGGCGACCAAGGACTGCGAGGAGAAGGACAAGCTGCTCACCTCCACCGAGGCGAACGTAGCCGCCCTGACCCGCAAGGTGCAGCAGGTTGAGGAGGATCTGGAAAAGTCTGAGGAACGTTCGTCCGCCGCGCTGTCCAAGCTGCTGGAAGCCACCCAGTCGGCTGATGAGAACAACCG tATGTGCAAAGTGTTGGAGAACCGTTCCCAGCAGGATGAGGAGCGTATGGACCAGCTGTCCAACCAGCTGAAGGAAGCGCGTATGCTCGCTGAAGATGCTGACACCAAGTCGGATGAAGTGTCCCGCAAGCTGGCCTTCGTTGAAGACGAGCTGGAAGTTGCTGAGGATCGTGTCAAGTCCGGTGAGGCCAAGATCATGGAGCTTGAGGAGGAACTGAAG GTCGTCGGAAACTCCCTGAAGTCTCTGGAGGTGTCGGAAGACAAGGCCAACCAGAGAGTGGAAGAGTTCAAGCGCCAGCTGAAGACCCTGACCATCAAGCTGAAGGAGGCGGAGACTCGCGCCGAAAACGCCGAGAAGAACGTCAAGAAACTCCAGAAGGAGGTCGACAGACTAGAAG ACAAACTGATGAACGAAAAGGAGAAGTACAAGGCGATCTGCGACGATCTGGATTCGACCTTCGCCGAACTTACCGGATACTAA